In Streptomyces asoensis, a single genomic region encodes these proteins:
- a CDS encoding GntR family transcriptional regulator codes for MTSFAPDSIVLTRKLPLWYQVSQSLRASILGRSPQDPLRLPTEEQLAGHYGVSVLTMRQALKELEDEGLITRHRRRGTFIEPTALRGAPVRLLGSVDAIVAQQSGMTTQVLGHGRTAVPAEVAEYFPDLTEVATYHRLRGDAKTGEPTNHARNYVRPELAARIDPADLVGRPMTKVLRDLVGADIGRITDTVEARLADPETAQLLRVPLLSPILHYTGVTYDTGGRVLDAAVIHYRGDRFSFTVTLDAT; via the coding sequence GTGACCTCCTTCGCCCCGGACTCGATCGTCCTCACCCGCAAGCTGCCGCTCTGGTACCAGGTGTCGCAGTCGCTGCGCGCCTCCATACTCGGCCGCTCGCCGCAGGACCCGCTGCGGCTGCCCACCGAGGAGCAGTTGGCGGGCCACTACGGGGTGAGCGTGCTGACCATGCGGCAGGCGCTGAAGGAACTGGAGGACGAAGGGCTGATCACCCGGCACCGCCGGCGGGGCACCTTCATCGAGCCGACGGCGCTGCGGGGCGCCCCGGTCCGCCTCCTGGGCTCGGTCGACGCGATCGTGGCCCAGCAGTCCGGGATGACGACGCAGGTGCTCGGCCACGGCCGCACCGCCGTCCCGGCCGAGGTCGCCGAGTACTTCCCGGACCTGACCGAGGTGGCGACGTACCACCGGCTGCGCGGCGACGCGAAGACGGGCGAGCCGACCAACCACGCCCGCAACTACGTCCGTCCCGAGCTCGCCGCCCGGATCGACCCGGCCGATCTGGTCGGCAGGCCCATGACGAAGGTGCTGCGGGACCTGGTGGGCGCGGACATCGGCCGGATCACCGACACGGTCGAGGCCCGGCTGGCCGACCCGGAGACCGCCCAGCTGCTGCGGGTCCCGCTGCTCAGCCCGATCCTGCACTACACGGGCGTCACCTACGACACGGGCGGGCGGGTCCTCGACGCGGCCGTCATCCACTACCGGGGTGACCGTTTCTCCTTCACCGTCACCCTCGACGCGACGTGA
- the hmgA gene encoding homogentisate 1,2-dioxygenase — protein MSSGDARKTAEGLTYLSGFGNEHASQAVPGALPDGRNSPQRAPLGLYAEQLSGTAFTEPRAHNRRSWLYRIRPSAAHPAFTRVDDGALRTGPFTETVPDPNRLRWDPLPEPPAGTDLLAGLWTLGGNGDATQRTGVAVHLYHANASMERVFSDADGELLIVPEHGGLLLRTEFGLLHAEPGEVALVPRGVRFRVDLLDASARGYVCENYGAPFRLPDLGPIGANGLANPRDFRAPVAAYEDVEGPVEVVNKYCGHLWSATYGHSPLDVVAWHGNHLPYVYDLRRFNVIGSISYDHPDPSIFTVLTSPSDTPGLAGVDFVVFAPRWLVGEDTFRPPYFHRNVMSEFMGLIEGAYDAKTAGKGGFVPGGGSLHNMMSAHGPDRETFDRASAAELRPQKIDDGLAFMFETRWPIALTGQAAGADHLQPRYDDVWQGLERHFRPSDGTLH, from the coding sequence ATGAGCAGCGGGGACGCACGCAAGACGGCCGAGGGCCTGACCTATCTCTCCGGGTTCGGCAACGAGCACGCCTCACAGGCCGTTCCGGGCGCCCTGCCCGACGGCCGCAACTCGCCGCAGCGCGCGCCTCTCGGCCTGTACGCGGAACAGCTCAGCGGTACGGCGTTCACCGAGCCGCGCGCCCACAACCGCCGCTCGTGGCTCTACCGGATCCGCCCGTCGGCGGCGCATCCGGCGTTCACCCGCGTCGACGACGGCGCCCTGCGCACCGGCCCGTTCACGGAGACGGTCCCCGATCCGAACCGGCTGCGCTGGGACCCCCTGCCCGAGCCGCCCGCCGGCACGGACCTCCTGGCCGGCCTGTGGACCCTCGGCGGCAACGGCGACGCCACCCAGCGCACCGGCGTGGCCGTGCACCTGTACCACGCGAACGCCTCCATGGAACGCGTGTTCAGCGACGCCGACGGCGAACTGCTGATCGTCCCCGAGCACGGCGGTCTGCTGCTGCGCACGGAGTTCGGCCTGCTGCACGCCGAACCCGGCGAGGTGGCGCTCGTCCCGCGCGGGGTCCGCTTCCGGGTCGACCTCCTGGACGCCTCGGCGCGCGGCTACGTCTGCGAGAACTACGGCGCCCCCTTCCGCCTCCCCGACCTCGGCCCGATCGGCGCCAACGGTCTGGCCAACCCCCGCGACTTCCGGGCGCCGGTCGCCGCCTACGAGGACGTCGAGGGCCCGGTGGAGGTGGTCAACAAGTACTGCGGCCACCTGTGGAGCGCGACCTACGGCCACTCCCCGCTCGACGTCGTCGCCTGGCACGGCAACCATCTGCCGTACGTCTACGACCTGCGCCGCTTCAACGTCATCGGCAGCATCTCCTACGACCACCCCGACCCGTCGATCTTCACGGTGCTGACGTCCCCGTCCGACACCCCGGGTCTGGCCGGCGTGGACTTCGTGGTCTTCGCCCCGCGCTGGCTGGTCGGCGAGGACACCTTCCGGCCGCCGTACTTCCACCGGAACGTGATGAGCGAGTTCATGGGCCTGATCGAGGGCGCGTACGACGCAAAGACGGCCGGCAAGGGCGGCTTCGTCCCGGGCGGCGGTTCGCTGCACAACATGATGTCGGCGCACGGCCCGGACCGGGAGACCTTCGACCGGGCGAGCGCCGCCGAGCTGCGGCCCCAGAAGATCGACGACGGGCTGGCCTTCATGTTCGAGACCCGCTGGCCGATCGCGCTCACCGGGCAGGCGGCCGGGGCGGACCACCTGCAACCGCGTTACGACGACGTCTGGCAGGGCCTCGAACGGCACTTCCGTCCGTCCGACGGAACATTGCACTGA
- a CDS encoding TetR/AcrR family transcriptional regulator, translating into MRSVPEATSLRRAPVQRRSAERLTRILDACAGLLDEVGYDGLSTRAVAERAGVPIGSVYRFFGNKRQMADALAQRNLERYAERVTERLKGARRGDWRAAMDAVLDEYLAMKRTAPGFSLVDFGNQIPVGARHAEPNHRVADRLTDLLSDYLVREPDDDLRRTFLIAVETADTLVQLAFRVDPEGDAKVIDETRELLRAYLARSLD; encoded by the coding sequence ATGAGGTCCGTGCCCGAAGCGACATCACTCCGTCGTGCGCCCGTGCAGCGGCGCAGTGCCGAACGTCTGACCAGGATCCTCGACGCCTGTGCCGGCCTGCTGGACGAGGTCGGCTACGACGGTCTGAGCACCCGGGCCGTCGCCGAGCGCGCCGGTGTGCCCATCGGCTCCGTCTACCGCTTCTTCGGGAACAAGCGGCAGATGGCCGACGCGCTCGCGCAGCGCAACCTGGAGCGGTACGCGGAGCGCGTCACCGAGCGCCTGAAGGGGGCCCGCCGGGGCGACTGGCGGGCCGCCATGGACGCCGTGCTCGACGAGTACCTGGCGATGAAGCGCACCGCGCCCGGGTTCTCCCTCGTCGACTTCGGCAACCAGATCCCGGTCGGCGCCCGGCACGCCGAACCCAACCACCGGGTCGCCGACCGCCTCACCGACCTGCTCTCCGACTATCTCGTGCGGGAGCCCGACGACGACCTGCGGCGCACCTTCCTGATCGCCGTGGAGACCGCCGACACCCTCGTCCAGCTGGCCTTCCGGGTGGACCCCGAGGGCGACGCGAAGGTCATCGACGAGACCCGTGAGCTGCTGCGCGCCTATCTGGCGCGGTCCCTGGACTGA
- a CDS encoding molybdopterin oxidoreductase family protein, with protein sequence MSRTALRICPLCEATCGLTLTIEGTKVTGARGDREDVFSKGFICPKGASFGAVDGDPDRLRTPLVRRDGELREATWEEAFDAVAAGIRPVVERYGANSVGVVLGNPNVHTMAGALYPAVLIAGLGTRSLFTASTVDQMPKHVSSGLLFGDANAIPVPDLDHTGHLLLIGANPLESNGSLCTAADFPGKLKALKARGGTLTVIDPRRTRTAKLADRHIAIRPGTDALLLAAMTRTLFEEHLVDLGELTPHVEGLDELAGAIADFTPEAVSAACDVDAPVIRALARELAAAPTAAVYGRIGSCTVPHGTLASWLVDVLNILTGNLDRPGGALFPQAATDRTPRPAGPGRGFRLARWHSRVSGHPEAKGELPLSALAEEIDTATAQGEPVRALVAVAANPVLSAPDGDRLDKALGSLDFMVSVDPYLNETSRHADVVLPPPPPSQSPHHDFAFNTLAVRNQVRYSRPAVPLEPGRMAETEILARLTLAATGMHGADPSAVDDLVIGQTLGKAVTEAHSPVHGRDPEELAAQLTGESGPERRLDMMLRLGPYGDGFGARPDGLGLARLLAHPHGIDLGPLRSRLPQPLKTRSGRIELFPRPIADDLPRLREAARQRTDGLVLVGRRHLRSNNSWMHNVPALTGGTNRCTLHIHPEDAERLGVRDGAPVRVKGAGGEVTAPAEVTDGVRRGVVSLPHGWGHDRPGTRLSHAATDPGVNVNQLLDGSLLDPLSGNAVLNGVPVDVAPVAAR encoded by the coding sequence GTGTCCCGCACCGCCCTGCGAATCTGCCCGTTGTGCGAGGCCACCTGCGGGCTCACGCTCACCATCGAGGGGACGAAGGTCACCGGCGCCCGCGGTGACCGGGAGGACGTCTTCAGCAAGGGCTTCATCTGCCCCAAGGGCGCTTCCTTCGGCGCGGTGGACGGTGACCCCGACCGGCTGCGGACCCCCCTCGTACGCCGGGACGGCGAGCTGCGCGAGGCCACCTGGGAGGAGGCCTTCGACGCGGTCGCCGCCGGTATCAGGCCGGTGGTCGAGCGGTACGGCGCGAACTCCGTCGGAGTCGTCCTCGGCAACCCCAACGTCCACACGATGGCCGGCGCGCTCTACCCGGCCGTCCTGATCGCGGGCCTCGGCACCCGCAGCCTCTTCACCGCCTCCACCGTCGACCAGATGCCCAAGCACGTCTCCAGCGGACTGCTGTTCGGCGACGCCAACGCGATCCCCGTGCCGGACCTGGACCACACCGGCCATCTCCTCCTCATCGGCGCCAACCCCCTGGAGTCCAACGGCAGTCTGTGCACCGCCGCCGACTTCCCGGGCAAGCTCAAGGCGCTGAAGGCCCGCGGCGGCACCCTCACCGTCATCGACCCCCGCCGGACCCGTACCGCCAAGCTCGCCGACCGGCACATCGCGATCAGGCCCGGCACCGACGCGCTCCTCCTCGCCGCCATGACACGGACGCTGTTCGAGGAACACCTCGTCGACCTGGGCGAGTTGACCCCCCATGTCGAGGGCCTGGACGAACTCGCCGGAGCCATCGCGGACTTCACCCCCGAAGCGGTCTCGGCGGCCTGTGACGTGGACGCGCCGGTCATCCGCGCCCTGGCCCGCGAACTCGCCGCCGCCCCCACCGCCGCCGTCTACGGCCGGATCGGCAGCTGCACGGTCCCGCACGGCACGCTCGCCAGCTGGCTCGTCGACGTCCTCAACATCCTCACCGGCAATCTGGACCGGCCCGGCGGCGCGCTGTTCCCGCAGGCCGCCACCGACCGCACTCCCCGTCCGGCCGGACCCGGGCGCGGCTTCCGGCTCGCGCGCTGGCACTCCCGGGTGAGCGGACACCCCGAGGCCAAGGGCGAACTGCCGCTCTCGGCGCTCGCCGAGGAGATCGACACCGCGACGGCGCAGGGCGAGCCGGTCCGGGCGCTCGTCGCCGTGGCCGCCAACCCCGTCCTGTCCGCCCCGGACGGCGACCGCCTCGACAAGGCGCTCGGCTCCCTGGACTTCATGGTCAGCGTCGACCCCTACCTCAACGAGACCTCCCGGCACGCCGACGTCGTCCTGCCCCCGCCGCCGCCCTCGCAGAGCCCCCACCACGACTTCGCCTTCAACACCCTCGCCGTGCGCAACCAGGTGCGCTACAGCCGCCCGGCCGTCCCGCTCGAACCCGGCCGGATGGCCGAGACCGAGATCCTCGCCCGGCTCACCCTGGCGGCCACCGGGATGCACGGCGCCGACCCCTCGGCCGTCGACGACCTGGTCATCGGCCAGACCCTCGGCAAGGCGGTGACGGAAGCCCACTCGCCCGTGCACGGCCGCGACCCGGAGGAACTCGCGGCGCAGCTCACCGGCGAGAGCGGCCCCGAGCGCCGGCTGGACATGATGCTGCGCCTCGGCCCGTACGGCGACGGCTTCGGCGCCCGCCCCGACGGCCTGGGCCTGGCGCGGCTGCTCGCCCACCCGCACGGCATCGACCTGGGACCGCTCCGGTCGCGCCTGCCCCAGCCGCTGAAGACGCGCAGCGGGCGGATCGAACTGTTCCCGCGGCCGATCGCCGACGACCTCCCCCGGCTGCGGGAGGCCGCGCGGCAGCGCACGGACGGCCTGGTCCTCGTCGGCCGGCGCCATCTGCGCTCCAACAACAGCTGGATGCACAACGTCCCCGCCCTCACCGGCGGCACCAACCGCTGCACGCTGCACATCCACCCCGAGGACGCCGAGCGGCTCGGCGTGCGCGACGGCGCGCCGGTCCGGGTCAAGGGCGCCGGGGGAGAGGTGACCGCCCCGGCCGAGGTGACCGACGGCGTGCGCCGGGGTGTCGTCAGCCTCCCGCACGGCTGGGGCCACGACCGTCCGGGCACCCGGCTGAGCCACGCCGCCACCGACCCCGGTGTCAACGTCAACCAGCTGCTCGACGGCAGCCTGCTGGACCCGCTGTCGGGCAACGCGGTGCTCAACGGAGTACCGGTGGACGTGGCCCCCGTGGCGGCCCGCTGA
- a CDS encoding CitMHS family transporter: protein MLTILGFAMIATFLVLIMLKKMSPIAALVLIPALFCVVVGKGAKLGDYVIDGVTSLAPTAAMLMFAIVYFGVMIDVGLFDPIVRGILKFCKADPLRIVIGTALLAAIVSLDGDGSTTFMITVSAMYPLYKRLKMSLVVMTGVAAMANGVMNTLPWGGPTARAATALKLDASDIFVPMIPALAVGLLFVFVLSYVLGRRERARLGVLTLDEVLVEETGVKETETVLVGSGGSGDARTPVRTGGSGSGTDADAPDEKASEDGDDDGFQPLDPHRSTLRPRLYWFNALLTVALLTAMIMEYLPIPVLFLLGAALALTVNFPHIPDQKARLAAHADNVLNVSGMVFAAAVFTGVLQGTGMVDHMAEWMVDVIPEGMGPHMALVTGVLSLPLTYFMSNDGFYFGVLPVLAEAGAAHGVTPLEMARASLVGQPLHMSSPLVPAVYVLVGMAKVEFGDHTRFVVKWAACTCLAILGAGILFGIV from the coding sequence ATGCTGACCATCCTCGGCTTCGCCATGATCGCGACCTTCCTGGTCCTGATCATGCTGAAGAAGATGTCGCCGATCGCGGCGCTCGTGCTGATCCCGGCGCTGTTCTGCGTCGTCGTCGGAAAGGGCGCCAAGCTCGGTGACTACGTCATCGACGGCGTCACCAGCCTCGCCCCCACGGCGGCGATGCTCATGTTCGCGATCGTCTACTTCGGTGTGATGATCGATGTCGGTCTCTTCGACCCGATCGTCCGGGGCATCCTGAAGTTCTGCAAGGCCGACCCGCTCCGCATCGTCATCGGCACCGCGCTGCTCGCCGCGATCGTCTCCCTGGACGGCGACGGCTCCACCACCTTCATGATCACCGTCTCGGCGATGTACCCGCTGTACAAGCGCCTGAAGATGAGCCTGGTCGTGATGACCGGTGTGGCCGCCATGGCCAACGGCGTGATGAACACGCTGCCCTGGGGCGGCCCGACCGCCCGGGCCGCCACCGCGCTCAAGCTCGACGCCAGCGACATCTTCGTGCCGATGATCCCGGCCCTCGCCGTCGGCCTGCTCTTCGTCTTCGTCCTCTCCTACGTCCTCGGCCGCCGCGAGCGCGCCCGGCTCGGCGTGCTCACCCTGGACGAGGTGCTCGTCGAGGAGACCGGCGTCAAGGAGACCGAGACGGTCCTGGTGGGCTCCGGCGGCTCCGGCGACGCCAGGACCCCCGTGCGGACGGGCGGTTCCGGCTCCGGCACCGACGCCGACGCGCCCGACGAGAAGGCGTCCGAGGACGGGGACGACGACGGTTTCCAGCCGCTCGACCCGCACCGCTCCACCCTGCGCCCCAGGCTGTACTGGTTCAACGCGCTGCTCACGGTCGCGCTGCTGACCGCCATGATCATGGAGTACCTGCCGATCCCGGTGCTGTTCCTGCTCGGCGCCGCGCTCGCCCTCACCGTCAACTTCCCCCACATCCCCGACCAGAAGGCCCGGCTCGCCGCTCACGCCGACAACGTCCTCAACGTCTCCGGCATGGTCTTCGCCGCCGCCGTCTTCACCGGCGTCCTCCAGGGCACCGGGATGGTCGACCACATGGCCGAGTGGATGGTGGACGTCATCCCCGAGGGCATGGGCCCGCACATGGCCCTCGTCACCGGGGTGCTGAGCCTGCCGCTCACCTACTTCATGTCCAACGACGGCTTCTACTTCGGCGTCCTGCCGGTCCTCGCCGAGGCCGGCGCGGCCCACGGCGTCACTCCGCTGGAGATGGCCCGCGCCTCGCTCGTCGGCCAGCCCCTGCACATGTCGAGCCCGCTCGTCCCGGCCGTCTACGTCCTGGTCGGCATGGCCAAGGTCGAGTTCGGCGACCACACCCGGTTCGTCGTGAAGTGGGCCGCCTGCACCTGCCTGGCCATCCTCGGCGCGGGCATCCTGTTCGGCATCGTCTGA